In Lagopus muta isolate bLagMut1 chromosome 6, bLagMut1 primary, whole genome shotgun sequence, one DNA window encodes the following:
- the INS gene encoding insulin encodes MALWIRSLPLLALLVFSGPRTSYAAANQHLCGSHLVEALYLVCGERGFFYSPKVRRDVEQPLVSSPLRGEAGVLPFQQEEYEKVKRGIVEQCCHNTCSLYQLENYCN; translated from the exons ATGGCTCTCTGGATCCGATCACTGCCTCTTCTGGCCCTCCTTGTTTTTTCTGGCCCTAGGACCAGCTATGCAGCTGCCAACCAGCACCTCTGTGGCTCCCACTTGGTGGAGGCTCTCTATCTGGTGTGTGGAGAGCGTGGCTTCTTCTACTCCCCCAAAGTCCGACGGGATGTCGAGCAGCCTCTAG TGAGCAGTCCCCTCCGTGGTGAGGCAGGAGTGCTGCCCTTCCAGCAGGAGGAATACGAGAAGGTCAAGCGAGGGATTGTTGAGCAATGCTGCCATAATACATGTTCCCTCTACCAATTGGAGAACTACTGCAACTAG